The following are encoded in a window of Roseivirga misakiensis genomic DNA:
- a CDS encoding bifunctional methionine sulfoxide reductase B/A protein, with product MLTWIDVIKFANNGNPTPDKRVEKTAEEWREILTPEQFQIARLKGTERAGTGEFCERHEPGLYGCVCCGTPLFDSRVKFESGTGWPSFAQPVKENAIGYIKDTSYGMTRVEVVCNTCDAHQGHVFPDGPEPSGLRYCINSASMQLLEDDNKETTAVIGGGCFWCTEAVFQRVKGVSHVESGYSGGAIKNPTYREICTGRTGHAEVIKITYNPEELPYADLLRIFFSTHDPTTLNRQGYDQGTQYRSVIYFQDEEEQRIATEVMEEMADYFDDKIVTELSPLGAYYPAGEDHQNYYNEHRSQGYCTVIIDPKIQKLRAMFSSRLKPE from the coding sequence ATGCTCACGTGGATTGATGTGATCAAATTTGCCAATAATGGCAACCCGACTCCAGACAAAAGAGTCGAAAAAACTGCGGAAGAATGGAGAGAGATTCTTACCCCAGAACAATTTCAAATTGCAAGACTTAAAGGCACAGAAAGAGCAGGAACTGGTGAATTTTGTGAACGCCACGAGCCAGGACTTTATGGCTGTGTTTGTTGTGGCACCCCCCTATTCGATTCAAGGGTAAAATTTGAATCAGGCACGGGATGGCCAAGTTTTGCCCAACCCGTAAAGGAAAATGCAATTGGCTATATAAAGGACACTAGCTATGGCATGACACGCGTTGAAGTCGTCTGTAACACTTGCGATGCTCACCAAGGCCATGTATTTCCTGACGGACCCGAACCTAGTGGATTGAGGTACTGTATTAATTCAGCTTCAATGCAACTATTGGAAGATGACAATAAGGAAACCACCGCTGTTATTGGTGGCGGGTGTTTTTGGTGTACTGAGGCTGTTTTTCAACGGGTAAAGGGAGTGAGTCACGTGGAGTCTGGCTATTCTGGCGGAGCGATCAAAAATCCAACCTACAGAGAAATATGTACAGGTAGAACAGGGCATGCAGAGGTGATTAAAATTACCTACAACCCAGAAGAGCTTCCATATGCGGATTTGTTAAGAATATTCTTTTCAACGCATGACCCGACCACTCTGAACCGACAAGGTTATGATCAAGGAACACAGTATCGTTCAGTTATTTACTTTCAAGATGAGGAAGAGCAGCGTATTGCGACAGAAGTCATGGAAGAAATGGCAGATTATTTTGACGACAAAATAGTAACCGAATTAAGCCCTTTAGGTGCTTATTATCCTGCTGGCGAAGACCACCAGAATTACTATAATGAGCATAGAAGTCAAGGCTATTGCACGGTAATTATTG
- a CDS encoding TlpA family protein disulfide reductase, which translates to MKHTSITFLFISLCIMGCNKQPVEEVFKTTKTSPDQIVLIFNDPVQNGFFTFSNGSSAGRTRNGDEIQYIDDQYIYRKLKIDFSKKSDTVVLKSKRDWVEVTLMYKGVDDLTYIFKNGDTTVFNYDGVKPIARLINREEAYNTTNFSLYLRDSIATNDYLSSDIIRLPMLLWDQYDSISDFKARDEAIVADASRTFKSDIQQEVDRLDKLFQNDQMDEQQYKMHMRSLHARLITLKNALTFLPEDSKSSLVNSVVKQLESKSPELMSRADSLLYLMNYSGSLSNSIVTAYRNTVPMISQQTSGGGGSTRDYRQLYDSLRIRTDLTDVEKKLLQYNNLKSILSQTTFFSIASRLKYLTRFRNDFQDTILVNDLMKQFQIEFRIDDEIQVESLEGQKSTLKDLIASYNGEAVYVDFWASWCAPCIREMPASKRMTETYANDDITFIYLSTDRRAADWKKSIDKNNLKSGLHYRITNANTSQGLEDLNIPFIPRYMIYNQAGELVNNDAPRPSETDLLTSEFQKYLSSKN; encoded by the coding sequence ATGAAACACACGTCAATAACCTTTTTATTCATCTCCTTATGCATTATGGGTTGTAACAAGCAACCCGTCGAAGAGGTTTTCAAAACAACCAAAACTTCTCCAGATCAGATCGTTTTGATCTTTAATGACCCTGTCCAAAATGGATTCTTCACTTTCTCCAACGGAAGCTCGGCAGGCAGAACACGCAACGGCGATGAAATACAGTACATTGACGATCAATACATCTATAGAAAGCTTAAAATAGATTTTTCCAAAAAGTCAGATACCGTCGTTTTAAAATCTAAAAGAGATTGGGTGGAAGTTACCCTTATGTACAAAGGGGTGGACGATCTGACCTACATTTTCAAAAATGGTGATACAACTGTATTCAACTATGACGGGGTTAAACCAATAGCTAGGCTTATTAACCGTGAGGAAGCTTATAACACGACTAACTTCTCGCTTTACTTGAGAGATTCTATAGCTACAAATGACTATTTAAGCAGCGATATTATCAGACTACCCATGCTACTTTGGGATCAGTATGATTCTATTTCAGATTTTAAGGCAAGAGATGAAGCGATCGTAGCCGATGCATCCAGAACTTTTAAAAGTGATATTCAGCAAGAAGTCGATCGGCTAGATAAACTTTTTCAGAATGATCAGATGGATGAGCAACAATACAAAATGCACATGCGATCACTTCATGCAAGGCTTATCACTCTAAAGAATGCACTTACCTTTTTACCCGAAGACTCCAAATCTTCATTGGTCAACTCAGTCGTTAAGCAACTTGAAAGTAAATCTCCTGAATTAATGAGCCGGGCCGATTCTCTATTATACTTGATGAATTACTCAGGCAGCCTGTCCAATAGTATTGTCACTGCTTATCGTAACACCGTTCCAATGATTTCACAACAAACCAGTGGTGGTGGGGGTAGCACTAGAGACTATCGTCAACTTTATGATTCATTGAGGATCAGAACCGACCTGACTGATGTTGAGAAGAAATTACTTCAATACAATAATTTGAAATCTATCTTATCTCAAACTACTTTCTTTAGCATCGCATCGCGATTAAAGTATCTCACTCGGTTCAGAAATGATTTCCAAGATACAATTCTGGTAAATGATTTAATGAAGCAATTTCAGATTGAGTTTCGCATAGATGACGAGATTCAGGTAGAATCTCTAGAGGGACAAAAAAGCACCCTGAAAGATTTAATTGCCTCTTATAATGGCGAAGCAGTATATGTTGATTTTTGGGCAAGTTGGTGTGCTCCCTGCATTCGAGAAATGCCAGCATCTAAAAGGATGACTGAAACCTACGCAAATGATGACATCACTTTCATCTATCTTTCCACGGACAGGCGTGCCGCTGATTGGAAGAAATCGATCGATAAAAACAATTTAAAATCAGGCCTACATTACAGAATAACTAACGCAAATACCTCTCAAGGATTGGAAGATTTAAACATCCCATTTATCCCACGATATATGATTTACAACCAAGCAGGTGAACTTGTCAATAATGATGCCCCAAGGCCTAGTGAGACCGATTTATTGACGTCAGAATTCCAAAAGTATCTAAGCTCAAAAAATTAA